From one Deinococcus sp. JMULE3 genomic stretch:
- a CDS encoding HD-GYP domain-containing protein encodes MSDVPVPPAAEVPAEDPRLQELRLYAAQLERYAEEFGALFHRYKMQEAELEAATLAVVNAFVVALGAHDAYTRDHTQRVQRSALMIARTLGWSDTQLEEVRLGAVLHDIGKTSISDTVLCKPGRLSDTEYRNIQRHPVIGAHMISGFPALTSARPYVLYHHERFDGTGYPEGLRGQDIPIQGRLLAVADAVDAMLTLRPYRPRCG; translated from the coding sequence ATGAGCGACGTTCCCGTTCCGCCCGCCGCCGAGGTGCCCGCCGAGGACCCCCGGCTGCAGGAACTGCGCCTGTACGCCGCGCAGCTCGAACGGTACGCCGAGGAGTTCGGCGCGCTGTTCCACCGCTACAAGATGCAGGAGGCGGAACTGGAAGCCGCGACCCTGGCGGTCGTGAACGCCTTCGTGGTGGCGCTCGGCGCGCACGACGCGTACACCCGCGACCACACGCAGCGCGTGCAGCGCAGCGCCCTCATGATCGCCCGGACGCTCGGCTGGAGCGACACGCAACTGGAGGAGGTCCGGCTGGGCGCGGTCCTGCACGACATCGGCAAGACGTCCATCTCGGACACGGTGCTGTGTAAACCGGGCCGCCTGAGCGACACCGAGTACCGCAACATCCAGCGGCACCCGGTGATCGGCGCGCACATGATCAGCGGGTTCCCCGCCCTGACCTCCGCCCGGCCGTACGTGCTGTACCACCATGAACGCTTCGACGGGACCGGGTACCCCGAGGGCCTGCGTGGACAGGACATCCCCATTCAGGGGCGACTGCTGGCCGTCGCGGACGCCGTGGACGCCATGCTCACCCTGCGCCCCTACCGCCCCCGCTGCGGCTGA
- the allB gene encoding allantoinase AllB, with protein MRADLAVEDGRIVSLALDVFAPAREEIDATGLHVFPGVVDAHVHLNEPGRTHWEGFDTGTRALAAGGATSFLDMPLNSSPPLLDARAFAEKRALGEAKSRLDFGLWGGLTPLNLPELDELAACGVIGFKAFMSHSGLDEFPAADDVTLFEGMRAARRARLIVATHAESDAFTRTLSQAAREHGQTGVRDYLASRPPVTEAEAVGRAILFAEETGAALHLVHLSTARGVALAAEARARGVDVTAETCPHYLHWTGEDVERVGALLKCAPPIRDAGTREALWTALRAGRIDTVGSDHSPAPPELKTGEDFFAIWGGISGAQSTLNVLLDGGYWQRDVPLELIAAVASLNPARRFRLASKGALRLGADADLALVRLDETFTLTELHDRHHGNPYRGQSFRGRVQATYLRGQRVFAQLPGGAIFDESVRGQLLRPAKETA; from the coding sequence GTGCGGGCCGATCTGGCCGTCGAGGACGGGCGGATCGTGAGCCTCGCGCTGGACGTGTTCGCGCCCGCCCGCGAGGAGATCGACGCGACCGGGCTGCACGTCTTCCCCGGCGTGGTGGACGCCCACGTGCACCTGAACGAACCGGGCCGCACCCACTGGGAGGGCTTCGACACCGGCACCCGCGCGCTGGCGGCGGGCGGCGCGACGAGTTTCCTGGACATGCCGCTGAATTCCTCGCCGCCGCTGCTGGACGCGCGGGCCTTCGCGGAGAAACGCGCGCTGGGCGAGGCGAAATCCCGCCTGGATTTCGGCCTGTGGGGCGGCCTGACGCCGCTGAACCTCCCGGAACTGGACGAGCTGGCGGCGTGCGGCGTGATCGGCTTCAAGGCGTTCATGAGTCACAGTGGCCTGGACGAATTTCCCGCCGCAGACGACGTGACGCTGTTCGAGGGGATGCGCGCCGCGCGCCGGGCCAGGCTGATCGTCGCGACGCATGCCGAGAGCGACGCGTTCACCCGCACGCTGTCGCAGGCGGCCCGCGAGCACGGGCAGACGGGCGTGCGGGACTACCTCGCGTCACGCCCGCCGGTCACGGAGGCCGAAGCGGTGGGCCGCGCGATCCTCTTCGCCGAGGAGACCGGCGCGGCCCTGCACCTCGTGCACCTCAGCACCGCGCGCGGCGTCGCCCTGGCCGCCGAGGCCCGCGCGCGCGGCGTGGACGTCACCGCCGAAACCTGCCCGCACTACCTCCACTGGACCGGGGAGGACGTCGAGCGGGTCGGGGCGCTGCTCAAATGCGCGCCGCCCATCCGGGACGCCGGCACCCGCGAGGCGCTGTGGACGGCGCTCAGGGCCGGGCGGATCGACACGGTCGGCAGCGACCACTCCCCCGCCCCGCCCGAACTGAAGACCGGGGAGGACTTCTTCGCCATCTGGGGCGGGATCAGCGGCGCGCAGTCCACCCTGAACGTGCTGCTCGACGGCGGGTACTGGCAGCGGGACGTGCCGCTGGAACTGATCGCGGCGGTCGCCTCGCTCAATCCCGCGCGGCGCTTCCGGCTGGCCAGCAAGGGCGCGCTGCGGCTGGGTGCGGACGCCGACCTCGCGCTGGTGCGGCTGGACGAGACGTTCACGCTGACCGAACTGCACGACCGCCACCACGGCAACCCGTACCGGGGGCAGAGCTTCCGGGGGCGGGTGCAGGCCACGTACCTGCGCGGGCAGCGCGTGTTCGCGCAATTGCCCGGCGGGGCGATTTTCGACGAGTCCGTACGGGGGCAGCTACTGCGCCCGGCGAAGGAGACCGCATGA
- a CDS encoding allantoate amidohydrolase codes for MTDLTLLSRRAHDACATLAAHTEVPGEITRTFLSAPSRDVTAFLTAWAHELGLEVRVDSAGNLRARRAGPTPDAPTLFLGSHVDTVPDAGAFDGVLGVTLAFAVAEALRGEALPFALELLAFSEEEGVRFGVPFIGSRALTGTLEPLLTLRDARGMSVLDAIRAYGLDDAALPDAVVQGGALGFLEFHIEQGPVLQAAGAAVGVVSAIVGQDRVLLDFTGQAAHAGTTPMGHRRDALAAAARFAVAAEDLARATAGLVATVGVMTARPGAINVIPGSAHCTLDLRHEDDAVRAGALETLLSSARAFAEERGVTLDVTHKMAQPAIPMDASFRELLRAAAAQEGLSAPDLVSGAGHDAMILAERMPAAMLFLRSPNALSHHPDEMVNPEDVDAALRVGVAFVRALAAREGTR; via the coding sequence ATGACTGACCTGACCCTGCTGTCGCGCCGCGCGCACGACGCCTGCGCGACCCTGGCTGCCCACACCGAGGTGCCGGGCGAGATCACCCGCACGTTCCTCAGCGCGCCCAGCCGCGACGTGACGGCCTTCCTGACCGCCTGGGCGCACGAGCTGGGCCTGGAGGTGCGCGTGGACAGCGCCGGGAACCTCCGCGCGCGGCGGGCCGGGCCGACGCCGGACGCGCCCACGCTGTTCCTGGGGTCGCACGTGGACACCGTGCCGGACGCCGGGGCCTTCGATGGCGTGCTGGGCGTGACGCTGGCCTTCGCGGTCGCGGAGGCGCTGCGGGGTGAGGCGCTGCCGTTCGCGCTGGAGCTGCTGGCGTTCAGCGAGGAGGAGGGCGTGCGCTTCGGCGTGCCGTTCATCGGGAGCCGCGCCCTGACCGGCACGCTGGAGCCGCTGCTGACCCTGCGGGACGCGCGGGGCATGAGCGTGCTGGACGCCATCCGCGCGTACGGCCTGGACGACGCGGCCCTGCCGGACGCCGTGGTGCAGGGCGGGGCGCTGGGCTTCCTGGAGTTCCACATCGAGCAGGGGCCGGTGCTGCAGGCGGCGGGCGCAGCGGTGGGGGTGGTGAGTGCCATCGTGGGGCAGGACCGCGTGCTGCTGGACTTCACGGGGCAGGCGGCGCACGCGGGCACCACACCGATGGGGCACCGCCGGGACGCGCTGGCGGCGGCCGCGCGCTTCGCGGTGGCGGCGGAGGATCTGGCGCGCGCCACGGCGGGGCTGGTGGCGACGGTGGGCGTGATGACCGCGCGGCCCGGCGCGATCAACGTGATTCCGGGCTCGGCGCACTGCACACTGGACCTGCGGCACGAGGACGACGCGGTGCGGGCCGGGGCGCTGGAGACACTGCTGAGCTCGGCGCGCGCCTTCGCGGAGGAGCGGGGCGTGACCCTGGACGTCACGCACAAGATGGCGCAGCCCGCCATCCCGATGGACGCCTCCTTCCGTGAGCTGCTGCGCGCGGCGGCCGCGCAGGAAGGCCTGAGTGCGCCCGATCTGGTGAGCGGGGCGGGGCACGACGCGATGATCCTCGCGGAGCGGATGCCCGCCGCGATGCTGTTCCTGCGCTCGCCGAACGCGCTGAGTCACCACCCGGACGAGATGGTGAACCCGGAGGACGTGGACGCCGCGCTGCGGGTGGGCGTCGCGTTCGTCCGCGCGCTGGCGGCCCGCGAGGGGACGCGCTGA
- a CDS encoding malate synthase A translates to MKPPDLPSPTARALAAALHAALADAWTAVDAPGPLDAAPPVTDYRAAPVPDDLSAGRAELIVEASDLPALRAALSSGADAVVIDFDDTFAPTPANVAAAWAALPEWLAADVPLLARPRALYAPQPGLTFAGQPARGALCDLAALLTARPGRVPHLYLPKLESVPQARAWATALRASEAHLGLNPGTLRVCLQIETLPGLLHMDALLSELRGWAFGLNAGRWDYVFSLVKTTGATRPVPFPPRSGLGMDVDAMQAYAQALVDVCRARGAQAVGGTAAVSPDPLDPTPALDAVRADKAREAAQGFQGAWAGLPELLDAVREGLATPAPPPAPTGPVTREQLLALPDPGPLPAAEVRDTLGLALDVFGAWFDGRGVITRNGRIEDTATAELARALLWQWVRVGAPLDDGSVFDRAAYRTLRRALRPDDAPEARLLDHVVLADAAPAYVPLEAHRLTLTPTSPA, encoded by the coding sequence GTGAAGCCGCCCGATCTCCCCTCCCCCACCGCCCGCGCGCTGGCGGCGGCGCTGCACGCCGCGCTGGCAGACGCGTGGACGGCCGTGGACGCGCCCGGCCCGCTGGACGCCGCGCCGCCCGTCACGGACTACCGCGCCGCTCCCGTCCCGGACGACCTGAGCGCGGGCCGCGCGGAACTGATCGTGGAGGCCAGCGACCTGCCCGCGCTGCGCGCCGCCCTGAGCAGCGGCGCGGACGCCGTCGTGATCGACTTCGACGATACCTTCGCCCCCACCCCGGCGAACGTCGCGGCGGCCTGGGCGGCCCTGCCGGAGTGGCTCGCGGCGGACGTGCCGCTGCTGGCGCGGCCCCGCGCGCTGTACGCCCCGCAGCCGGGCCTGACCTTCGCGGGACAGCCCGCGCGGGGCGCGCTGTGCGATCTGGCGGCGCTGCTGACCGCGCGGCCGGGCCGGGTGCCGCACCTGTACCTGCCGAAACTGGAATCCGTGCCGCAGGCCCGCGCGTGGGCGACCGCGCTGCGCGCCTCGGAGGCGCACCTGGGCCTGAACCCCGGCACGCTGCGGGTGTGCCTGCAGATCGAGACCCTGCCGGGCCTGCTGCACATGGACGCCCTGCTGTCCGAACTGCGCGGGTGGGCGTTCGGGCTGAACGCGGGCCGCTGGGATTACGTGTTCAGCCTCGTGAAGACCACCGGGGCCACCCGGCCTGTGCCGTTCCCACCCCGCTCCGGGCTGGGAATGGACGTGGACGCCATGCAGGCCTACGCGCAGGCGCTCGTGGACGTGTGCCGCGCCCGCGGCGCGCAGGCAGTCGGCGGGACGGCAGCGGTGAGCCCCGACCCCCTCGACCCCACCCCGGCGCTGGACGCCGTGCGGGCCGACAAGGCCCGCGAGGCCGCGCAGGGCTTCCAGGGCGCGTGGGCGGGCCTGCCCGAACTCCTGGACGCGGTGCGGGAGGGACTGGCGACCCCCGCTCCTCCCCCTGCCCCGACCGGTCCCGTGACGCGCGAGCAGCTGCTGGCCCTCCCCGACCCCGGCCCGCTCCCCGCCGCCGAGGTGCGGGACACGCTGGGCCTCGCGCTGGACGTCTTCGGCGCGTGGTTCGACGGGCGGGGCGTGATCACGCGGAACGGGCGGATCGAGGACACCGCCACGGCGGAACTCGCCCGCGCGCTGCTGTGGCAGTGGGTGCGGGTGGGTGCACCGCTGGACGACGGCAGCGTCTTCGACCGCGCCGCGTACCGCACGCTGCGCCGCGCCCTGCGCCCCGACGACGCCCCGGAAGCCAGGCTGCTTGATCATGTCGTCCTGGCCGACGCGGCCCCGGCGTATGTTCCCCTGGAAGCCCACCGCCTGACCCTCACCCCAACCAGCCCCGCATGA
- the allE gene encoding (S)-ureidoglycine aminohydrolase, whose amino-acid sequence MKHLGVTRSALREAHAVITPDTFVRTALAEWPGSAVVLHIAPVIGLGARFVQFTAEMTAGARARESALGYQRFVFVLSGEVQVEVDGESRTLRESDHVFFPAGVMHTLEARGAARVAVFEKPYQGAPGVDAPPVCWGNERENPGAPFEGDERLIARKLLPDDPRFDFMMSTMSFAPGATLPYTEVHYMEHGLLLLSGEGLYKLQEAYYPVQTGDVIWMGAHCPQWYGALGRDWSKYLLFKDMNRHPLTLTGGQP is encoded by the coding sequence ATGAAACACCTGGGAGTCACCCGTTCCGCGTTGCGTGAGGCGCACGCGGTGATCACGCCCGACACGTTCGTCCGCACGGCGCTGGCCGAGTGGCCCGGCAGCGCGGTGGTGCTGCACATCGCGCCGGTGATCGGGCTGGGGGCGAGGTTCGTGCAGTTCACGGCGGAGATGACAGCTGGGGCGCGGGCGCGCGAGTCGGCGCTGGGCTACCAGCGGTTCGTATTCGTGCTGAGCGGCGAGGTGCAGGTGGAGGTGGACGGCGAGTCGCGGACGCTGCGCGAGTCGGATCACGTGTTCTTCCCGGCGGGGGTCATGCACACGCTGGAGGCGCGGGGTGCGGCGCGGGTGGCGGTGTTCGAGAAGCCGTACCAGGGCGCGCCGGGCGTGGACGCCCCGCCGGTGTGCTGGGGGAACGAGCGGGAGAATCCGGGGGCGCCGTTCGAGGGCGACGAGCGGCTGATCGCGCGCAAGCTGCTGCCGGACGATCCGCGTTTCGATTTCATGATGAGCACCATGAGTTTCGCGCCGGGCGCGACCCTGCCGTACACGGAGGTGCACTACATGGAGCACGGCCTGCTGCTGCTCTCGGGCGAGGGCCTGTACAAGCTGCAGGAGGCGTATTACCCGGTGCAGACGGGGGACGTGATCTGGATGGGCGCGCACTGCCCGCAGTGGTACGGCGCGCTGGGCCGTGACTGGAGCAAGTACCTGCTGTTCAAGGATATGAACCGCCATCCCCTCACCCTGACCGGAGGCCAGCCGTGA
- a CDS encoding NAD-dependent malic enzyme produces the protein MNRRTLPLTDHYDVRRGEDGHRYLHPLVRGFPLLRFPLLNKGTAFTEAEREALGLDGLLAPQVDTLDALVERQYAEYAQITEPLDRHVFLRNLQDRNEVLFYALLSAHVEEMLPVVYTPTVGLAVQKFSQIYRYPRGLTLSTRNIDRAGAALANVPLNDVRIIVATDSSAILGIGDQGFGGMAISIGKLSLYTVAGGVGPDKTLPVELDVGTGRADLRDDPAYLGVKHERLTGDEYLRFVDRFVEATLQRYPKAIIQWEDFSKDAAFEVLRRYRRVVPSFNDDIQGTGAVVLAGVLNACRMKGEALRDQVVVVHGAGAGGAGVALAIREGMRREGLSEAGIAARVFVLDSRGLLTDDRHMEDYKRALATPKALTDGWAGTDLENVIREARATVLLGLSGQPGIFSEGVVRAAHANTPRPLVFPLSNPTANTEALPADILAWTGGQAIVATGSPFDPVRLHGEMHEIGQGNNAFIFPGLGFGAILARVREVTDEMVTAAAYALAEYTQANHPGRTYPPVDELSHASIHVAVAVIRQALADGVATEFTLRGQTDAQLLDTVRRKFWQPKYLPFRPRE, from the coding sequence GTGAACCGACGCACCCTGCCCCTGACCGACCACTACGACGTCCGCCGCGGCGAGGACGGCCACCGCTATCTCCACCCGCTGGTGCGCGGGTTTCCGCTGCTGCGCTTCCCGCTGCTCAACAAGGGCACGGCGTTCACGGAGGCCGAGCGGGAGGCGCTGGGCCTGGACGGCCTGCTGGCCCCGCAGGTGGACACGCTGGACGCGCTGGTCGAGCGGCAGTACGCGGAGTACGCGCAGATCACCGAGCCGCTGGACCGGCACGTGTTCCTGCGCAACCTGCAGGACCGCAACGAGGTGCTGTTCTACGCGCTGCTGTCCGCGCATGTCGAGGAGATGCTGCCCGTGGTGTACACACCGACGGTGGGCCTGGCCGTGCAGAAGTTCAGCCAGATCTACCGCTACCCGCGCGGCCTGACGCTGAGCACCCGGAACATCGACCGGGCCGGGGCGGCGCTGGCGAACGTGCCGCTGAACGACGTGCGGATCATCGTGGCGACCGATTCCAGCGCGATCCTGGGCATCGGGGATCAGGGTTTCGGGGGCATGGCGATCAGCATCGGGAAACTGTCGCTGTACACCGTGGCGGGCGGCGTGGGGCCGGACAAGACCCTCCCGGTGGAACTGGATGTGGGGACGGGGCGCGCGGACCTGCGGGACGACCCGGCGTACCTGGGCGTGAAGCACGAGCGGCTGACCGGGGACGAGTACCTGCGCTTCGTGGACCGTTTCGTGGAGGCGACGCTGCAGCGCTACCCGAAGGCGATCATCCAGTGGGAGGACTTCAGCAAGGACGCGGCGTTCGAGGTGCTGCGCCGCTACCGCCGGGTCGTGCCGAGCTTCAACGACGACATCCAGGGGACGGGCGCCGTGGTGCTGGCCGGGGTGCTGAACGCCTGCCGGATGAAGGGCGAGGCGCTGCGCGATCAGGTGGTCGTCGTGCATGGCGCGGGCGCGGGTGGGGCAGGGGTGGCCCTGGCGATCCGCGAGGGAATGCGCCGCGAGGGCCTGAGTGAAGCGGGGATCGCGGCGCGGGTGTTCGTGCTCGACTCGCGTGGGCTGCTGACCGACGACCGCCACATGGAGGACTACAAGCGGGCGCTGGCCACGCCGAAGGCCCTGACGGACGGCTGGGCGGGCACCGACCTGGAAAACGTGATCCGCGAGGCGAGGGCAACGGTGCTGCTGGGCCTCAGCGGGCAGCCCGGCATCTTCAGCGAGGGGGTGGTGCGCGCCGCGCACGCCAATACGCCCCGCCCGCTGGTGTTCCCGCTGAGCAACCCCACCGCGAACACGGAAGCCCTCCCGGCGGACATCCTGGCCTGGACTGGCGGGCAGGCGATCGTGGCGACCGGCAGTCCCTTCGACCCGGTCCGCCTGCACGGCGAGATGCACGAGATCGGGCAGGGGAACAACGCGTTCATCTTCCCCGGGCTGGGTTTCGGCGCGATCCTGGCGCGCGTGCGCGAGGTCACGGACGAGATGGTCACCGCCGCCGCGTACGCCCTGGCGGAGTACACGCAGGCGAACCACCCGGGCCGCACGTACCCGCCGGTCGATGAACTGAGTCACGCGAGCATTCACGTGGCGGTGGCCGTGATCCGGCAGGCCCTCGCGGACGGCGTCGCCACCGAGTTTACGCTGCGCGGTCAGACCGACGCGCAGCTGCTGGACACGGTCCGGCGCAAGTTCTGGCAGCCGAAGTACCTCCCGTTCCGGCCGCGCGAGTAA
- a CDS encoding VgrG-related protein codes for MTRVQRDSLEGAVSTLYLNLDGRDMPPEQFRMIDEITVDSSLQLPDVATVTLRDPAGELVDDTTYRLGARIRVIAQVKGNRETVFDGEIVEIEPRFTRGTQQLRVRAFDRLHRLARGTHTKSYQNVSDMDLVKKIASEVGLTAKTGPASVVHGYVLQHNQSHLAFLRERAARLGYILFVDGTTLHCEPVRGQDPITLTWGDNLSEFLPRLSSLNQTSGSTVRSWDPKQKRAVSSEKQSGEGKAKVQEGTRSEGVAQEAFSMKAPTTSSALIVRDQGYADAIAQAQRNRVAEGLLEARGQAAGYPRLTAGTQLDIRNVGQRFSGSYVASSVRHVYRNGEGYSTEFAVTGSHPESLAGMIRQATGGAGGSAGGVMTPAPGLMIGIVTNNDDPDNQGRVKLKLPALTEDDETDWARVVNLGGGPNRGSQHTPEVNDEVLVGFEHGDIHHPYVIGGLWNGTDAPPRPTGKVIKNGKVIQRVYRTRLGHEFIYDDPEDPDPPKITVQSSKGHAIELNDDKKKPFAEYRTKAGHRLTLMDDPKGPFVVLRDKNGNEVKLDSKSNTLTITSTGRLELKATRGIRIDGGGGNVDVKGVLINLN; via the coding sequence GTGACGCGGGTGCAGCGTGACTCGCTGGAGGGTGCGGTCAGCACGCTGTACCTGAACCTGGACGGGCGGGACATGCCGCCCGAGCAGTTCCGGATGATCGACGAGATCACCGTGGACAGCAGCCTGCAACTGCCGGACGTGGCGACCGTCACGCTGCGCGACCCGGCCGGGGAGCTCGTGGACGACACGACGTACAGGCTGGGGGCGCGTATCCGGGTGATCGCGCAGGTGAAGGGCAACCGGGAGACGGTGTTCGACGGGGAGATCGTGGAGATCGAGCCGCGCTTCACGCGGGGCACGCAGCAGCTGCGCGTGCGGGCCTTCGACCGCCTGCACCGACTGGCGCGCGGAACGCACACGAAGTCGTACCAGAACGTCAGTGACATGGACCTCGTGAAGAAGATCGCCTCGGAGGTCGGCCTGACCGCGAAGACCGGTCCGGCGAGCGTGGTGCACGGGTACGTGCTGCAGCACAACCAGTCGCATCTGGCGTTCCTGCGTGAGCGGGCAGCGCGGCTGGGGTACATCCTGTTCGTGGACGGCACGACCCTGCACTGCGAGCCGGTGCGCGGGCAGGACCCCATCACGTTGACGTGGGGGGACAACCTGAGCGAGTTCCTGCCGCGCCTGAGCAGCCTGAACCAGACGAGCGGCAGCACGGTGCGGTCGTGGGACCCGAAGCAGAAGCGCGCCGTGAGCAGCGAGAAGCAGAGCGGGGAGGGCAAGGCGAAGGTGCAGGAGGGGACCCGCAGCGAGGGGGTGGCGCAGGAGGCGTTCAGCATGAAGGCCCCGACCACCAGCAGCGCGTTGATCGTGCGGGATCAGGGCTACGCGGACGCGATCGCGCAGGCGCAGCGCAACCGCGTGGCGGAGGGGCTGCTGGAGGCGCGCGGGCAGGCGGCCGGGTATCCGCGCCTGACGGCCGGGACGCAACTGGACATCCGGAACGTGGGGCAGCGCTTCAGCGGGTCGTACGTGGCGAGCAGCGTCCGGCACGTGTACCGCAACGGGGAAGGGTACAGCACCGAGTTCGCCGTGACGGGCAGCCACCCGGAGTCCCTGGCCGGGATGATCCGGCAGGCGACCGGCGGGGCGGGCGGCAGTGCGGGCGGCGTGATGACCCCCGCGCCGGGCCTGATGATCGGCATCGTCACCAACAACGACGACCCGGACAACCAGGGCCGCGTGAAACTCAAACTCCCCGCGCTGACCGAGGACGACGAGACCGACTGGGCGCGCGTCGTGAACCTCGGCGGCGGCCCGAACCGCGGCTCGCAGCACACCCCGGAAGTGAACGACGAGGTGCTCGTCGGCTTCGAGCACGGCGACATCCACCACCCGTACGTGATCGGCGGCCTGTGGAACGGCACGGACGCCCCGCCGCGTCCCACCGGGAAGGTCATCAAGAACGGCAAGGTCATCCAGCGGGTGTACCGCACGCGCCTGGGGCACGAGTTCATCTACGACGACCCGGAGGATCCCGATCCGCCGAAGATCACCGTGCAGAGCAGCAAGGGGCACGCCATCGAACTGAACGACGACAAGAAGAAACCCTTCGCGGAGTACCGCACGAAGGCCGGACACCGCCTCACCCTGATGGACGACCCCAAGGGGCCGTTCGTGGTCCTGCGGGACAAGAACGGGAACGAGGTGAAACTGGACAGCAAGAGCAACACGCTGACCATCACGAGTACCGGGCGGCTGGAACTGAAGGCGACGCGCGGCATCCGCATCGACGGGGGCGGCGGGAACGTGGACGTGAAGGGCGTCCTGATCAACCTCAACTGA
- a CDS encoding ATP-binding protein yields MDGTRVQALHALCDALSAQVLDVALNEQAEPDVRYVVAPPDLGGTRLADVQARLDLTEFEVGVLALALSTELFPERMLAACAAALQMDSLYAAFLTPSLTRRWLLGDDWSQGEAFSPERPLLACGLIEFGVSANASVLEALTPLRLSGALLADLRGAPGVPPDLRGVLRALPGGGLLSDSQEAQRETLARHLKGEDRAALLFGSNAAGMQAVAAQLLGDSAHLLDLPVLASRPAEEQEGVLRALRRDTRLRGTRLAVDAATPLPDAQPPEGLVDRVLDVAAGPVVILAADPLPLESPHAVLSAEVGAPTPAEQRERWAHALGVGGDQPLLRQLGDQFHLNLDRIDALARDARAGLPGNASHAARLQGAWDAARGANRRLMGSLAQRIDTRATWADLILPDAERLALEQIAAHVRHRSVVFEDLGLARPGRGRSITALFSGPSGTGKTLSAEVLARELNLDLYRVDLSSTVSKYIGETEKNLKKIFDAADQGGCVLLFDEADSVFGKRGEVRDSNDRYANTQVNYLLQRLETFNGLALLTTNLESSMDVAFMRRLQFVINFRAPQAPERERLWRGAFPPALDTTDVDFARLAQADVAGGNIRSVALNAVFISVSRGQALTHALVEEALHLEYRKLGRLVLT; encoded by the coding sequence ATGGACGGGACACGAGTGCAGGCCCTGCACGCCCTGTGCGACGCCCTGAGCGCGCAGGTGCTGGACGTCGCGCTGAACGAGCAGGCGGAACCGGACGTGCGGTACGTGGTGGCCCCGCCGGACCTGGGCGGGACGCGACTGGCGGACGTGCAGGCGAGGCTGGACCTGACGGAGTTCGAGGTGGGGGTGCTGGCCCTGGCCCTCTCGACCGAGCTGTTCCCCGAGCGGATGCTCGCGGCGTGCGCGGCGGCGCTGCAGATGGACAGCCTGTACGCGGCGTTCCTGACGCCGTCCCTGACGCGCCGCTGGCTGCTCGGGGACGACTGGTCGCAGGGCGAGGCGTTCAGCCCCGAGCGGCCCCTGCTGGCCTGCGGGCTGATCGAGTTCGGCGTGAGTGCGAACGCCAGCGTGCTGGAGGCCCTGACGCCGCTGCGGCTGAGCGGGGCGCTGCTCGCGGACCTGCGCGGCGCGCCGGGCGTCCCGCCGGACCTGCGCGGGGTGCTGCGCGCCCTACCGGGCGGCGGCCTGCTGAGCGACTCGCAGGAGGCGCAGCGCGAGACGCTGGCCCGGCACCTGAAGGGCGAGGACCGCGCGGCGCTGCTGTTCGGCTCGAACGCGGCCGGGATGCAGGCGGTCGCCGCGCAGTTGCTGGGGGACAGCGCGCACCTGCTGGACCTGCCCGTCCTGGCCTCCCGCCCCGCCGAGGAGCAGGAGGGCGTGCTGCGCGCCCTGCGCCGGGACACGCGGCTGCGCGGCACGCGGCTGGCCGTGGACGCCGCCACGCCCCTCCCGGACGCCCAGCCGCCGGAAGGGCTGGTGGACCGCGTGCTGGACGTCGCGGCAGGCCCCGTGGTGATCCTGGCGGCCGACCCGCTGCCGCTGGAATCCCCCCACGCGGTCCTGAGTGCCGAGGTCGGTGCGCCCACGCCCGCCGAGCAACGGGAACGCTGGGCGCACGCGCTGGGCGTCGGCGGGGACCAGCCGCTGCTGCGGCAGCTGGGCGACCAGTTCCACCTGAACCTGGACCGCATCGACGCGCTGGCCCGCGATGCCCGCGCCGGACTGCCCGGCAACGCCAGCCACGCTGCGCGGCTCCAGGGCGCCTGGGACGCGGCGCGCGGCGCGAACCGCCGCCTGATGGGCAGCCTCGCGCAGCGCATCGACACCCGCGCGACCTGGGCGGACCTGATCCTGCCGGACGCCGAGCGGCTGGCGCTGGAGCAGATCGCCGCGCACGTCCGGCACCGCTCGGTGGTGTTCGAGGACCTGGGTCTCGCCCGGCCGGGCCGGGGCCGCTCGATCACGGCGCTGTTCAGTGGCCCCAGCGGCACCGGCAAGACCCTCAGCGCCGAGGTCCTGGCCCGCGAACTGAACCTCGACCTGTACCGCGTGGACCTCAGCAGCACCGTCAGCAAGTACATCGGCGAGACCGAGAAGAACCTCAAAAAGATCTTCGACGCGGCCGATCAGGGCGGGTGCGTGCTGCTGTTCGACGAGGCCGACAGCGTGTTCGGCAAGCGCGGCGAGGTCCGCGACAGCAACGACCGCTACGCCAACACCCAGGTGAACTACCTCCTGCAACGCCTGGAGACCTTCAACGGGCTGGCGCTGCTGACCACCAACCTGGAGAGCAGCATGGACGTGGCGTTCATGCGCCGCCTGCAGTTCGTGATCAACTTCCGCGCGCCGCAGGCCCCCGAACGCGAGCGGCTGTGGCGCGGCGCGTTCCCACCCGCGCTGGATACCACCGACGTGGACTTCGCGCGGCTGGCGCAGGCGGACGTCGCGGGGGGCAACATCCGCTCGGTGGCGCTGAACGCGGTCTTCATCAGCGTGTCGCGCGGGCAGGCGCTCACGCACGCCCTGGTGGAGGAGGCGTTGCACCTCGAGTACCGCAAGCTGGGGCGGCTGGTGCTGACCTGA